In one Parvibaculum sp. genomic region, the following are encoded:
- a CDS encoding transcription antitermination factor NusB, with amino-acid sequence MNDFAPENAVAPGLAARRGAAELLGAVLTRRRPLDEAFTVETASGHLRDASPRDRAFARQIAATTLRRLGSIDHVLAQMLDKELPKRAGPTQNILRAGAAEILFLGVAAHAAVDSGVETAAHDSAARHFKSLVNAVLRRLAREGKATLDALDTERLDTPGWLWESWVGTYGEATTRAIVRAHYADPPLDISVKRADERERWAAELNAEILAAGTLRLKGAGRIEALPGFAEGAWWVQDAAAALPARLLGDVAGRDVLDLCAAPGGKTAELAGVGARVTALDRSGPRLERLKENLARLNLEAETVVADASSFAPGRIWSHVLLDAPCTATGTARRHPDVLHLKSPADRDKLARLQTKLLAHAATLVAPGGTLVYCTCSLEPEEGVARVEEFLDTHTGFCREPARAAELGSIDGIVTAAGDLRSLPCHLGEQGGMDGFYAARLVRPG; translated from the coding sequence ATGAACGATTTTGCCCCTGAAAACGCCGTCGCGCCGGGCCTTGCCGCGCGGCGCGGCGCCGCCGAACTGCTCGGCGCGGTGCTGACGCGCCGCCGCCCGCTCGACGAAGCCTTCACCGTCGAGACCGCAAGCGGACATCTGCGCGACGCAAGCCCGCGCGACCGCGCCTTCGCCCGCCAGATCGCGGCAACGACGCTGCGCCGCCTCGGCAGCATCGATCATGTGCTGGCGCAGATGCTCGACAAGGAATTGCCGAAGCGCGCCGGACCGACACAAAACATATTGCGCGCCGGCGCCGCCGAAATCCTGTTTCTGGGCGTCGCCGCCCATGCCGCCGTCGACAGCGGCGTCGAGACGGCGGCCCATGACAGCGCCGCGCGGCATTTCAAATCGCTGGTCAATGCGGTGCTGCGCCGCCTCGCGCGCGAGGGAAAGGCCACCCTCGATGCTCTCGACACGGAACGTCTCGACACGCCCGGCTGGCTCTGGGAGAGCTGGGTGGGGACTTACGGTGAGGCAACGACGCGGGCGATCGTGCGCGCGCACTATGCCGACCCGCCGCTCGACATTTCGGTGAAGCGCGCCGACGAACGCGAACGCTGGGCCGCGGAACTCAACGCCGAAATTCTGGCCGCCGGCACGTTGCGTCTCAAGGGTGCCGGCCGCATCGAAGCGCTGCCGGGCTTTGCCGAAGGCGCCTGGTGGGTGCAGGACGCCGCCGCCGCGCTGCCGGCCCGACTGCTGGGCGATGTCGCGGGCCGCGACGTGCTCGACCTCTGCGCCGCGCCCGGCGGCAAGACGGCGGAGCTTGCAGGCGTTGGCGCACGCGTAACGGCGCTCGACCGTTCGGGCCCCCGCCTCGAACGGCTGAAGGAAAATCTCGCGCGCCTCAACCTCGAAGCCGAAACGGTGGTGGCCGACGCAAGCAGCTTCGCGCCGGGGCGGATATGGAGCCATGTGCTGCTCGACGCGCCCTGCACCGCGACCGGCACGGCGCGCCGCCACCCCGACGTGCTGCACCTGAAATCGCCCGCCGACCGCGACAAGCTGGCGCGCTTGCAGACGAAGCTTCTCGCCCATGCCGCGACGCTGGTGGCGCCGGGGGGCACGCTTGTCTATTGCACCTGTTCGCTGGAGCCGGAGGAAGGCGTCGCACGCGTCGAGGAATTTCTGGACACGCATACCGGCTTTTGCCGCGAGCCCGCCCGCGCGGCGGAACTCGGCAGTATCGACGGCATCGTCACCGCCGCAGGCGACCTGCGCAGCCTCCCCTGTCATCTGGGCGAACAAGGCGGCATGGACGGATTTTATGCGGCGCGGCTCGTCCGCCCGGGCTGA
- the htpX gene encoding zinc metalloprotease HtpX, producing the protein MNTVRTFMLLAALTALFMGIGYLIGGAGGAAIALVVAAGMNLFAYWNSDKIVLRMYKAQRVDETSAPNYYRIVQRLAQNAGIPMPATYIVDSPQPNAFATGRNPEHAAVAATSGLIEMLTPEELAGVMAHELAHIKNRDTLTMTVTATIAGAISMLANFALFFGGNRNAPGGFIGVLALAILAPMAAALVQMAISRTREYSADRGGAEISGNPLWLASALERIDATARRTRNAQAEGNPATAHMFIVNPLNGEGRDNLFSTHPATGNRVAELRKLAQGMAAGRTRG; encoded by the coding sequence ATGAACACGGTCAGGACCTTCATGCTGCTCGCCGCGCTGACGGCGCTTTTCATGGGGATCGGCTATCTGATCGGCGGCGCCGGCGGCGCGGCGATCGCGCTCGTCGTCGCGGCGGGCATGAACCTCTTTGCCTACTGGAATTCCGACAAGATCGTGCTGCGCATGTATAAGGCGCAGCGCGTCGACGAAACGTCGGCGCCCAATTATTACCGCATCGTCCAGCGGCTGGCGCAGAACGCCGGTATCCCGATGCCCGCGACCTATATCGTCGATTCGCCGCAGCCCAACGCCTTCGCGACCGGCCGCAACCCCGAACACGCGGCAGTGGCGGCAACGAGCGGCTTGATCGAAATGCTGACGCCGGAGGAACTCGCCGGTGTGATGGCGCATGAACTGGCGCATATCAAGAACCGCGACACGCTGACCATGACGGTGACGGCGACGATTGCCGGCGCGATTTCAATGCTGGCGAACTTCGCGCTCTTCTTCGGCGGCAACCGCAATGCGCCGGGCGGCTTTATCGGCGTGCTGGCGCTGGCGATCCTGGCGCCAATGGCGGCGGCGCTGGTGCAGATGGCGATCAGCCGCACGCGCGAATATTCGGCCGACCGGGGCGGCGCCGAAATTTCCGGCAATCCGCTCTGGCTCGCCTCGGCGCTGGAGCGCATCGACGCCACGGCGCGGCGGACGCGCAATGCGCAGGCCGAGGGCAACCCGGCGACCGCGCATATGTTCATCGTCAATCCGCTGAACGGCGAGGGCCGCGACAACCTGTTCTCGACCCATCCGGCGACCGGCAACCGCGTCGCAGAATTGCGCAAGCTGGCGCAAGGCATGGCCGCCGGCCGGACGCGGGGCTGA
- a CDS encoding class I SAM-dependent methyltransferase, translating into MPTRCMICGGTEFTPLGAHKGHALFGCRECGFSFVHPMPGAAEITAIYDQYGSNQSYAGKAKRKVQRARRRIRRYMKCAPGKRFLDVGCNVGTAVEAAHELGLEAYGIDIDNESVGIARNLFPGGQYHAGPIESLPPEWGNFDFIYSAEVIEHISDPHTYFAALTPRVNPGAVLYLTTPDAGHWRVPKKFTDWNEVFPPDHLIYFTRDAMRRFLDRHGFDIVKFEFYLKPGLRVIARKR; encoded by the coding sequence ATGCCCACGCGCTGCATGATATGCGGCGGCACCGAATTTACACCGCTCGGTGCGCACAAGGGTCATGCACTATTCGGCTGCCGCGAATGCGGCTTTTCCTTCGTTCACCCGATGCCCGGCGCGGCCGAAATCACAGCGATCTACGACCAGTACGGATCGAACCAGAGCTATGCCGGCAAGGCCAAACGCAAGGTGCAACGCGCCCGGCGCCGCATCCGCCGCTATATGAAGTGCGCACCGGGAAAGCGTTTTCTCGATGTCGGCTGTAATGTCGGAACCGCAGTCGAGGCCGCACACGAGCTCGGCCTCGAAGCCTACGGCATCGACATCGACAATGAGAGCGTCGGCATTGCACGCAATCTGTTTCCGGGCGGACAGTACCATGCCGGGCCGATCGAAAGCCTGCCGCCTGAATGGGGGAACTTCGACTTCATCTATTCAGCCGAGGTGATCGAACATATCTCCGATCCGCACACATATTTCGCCGCGCTCACTCCACGGGTCAATCCGGGAGCGGTGCTCTATCTGACGACGCCCGATGCCGGACACTGGCGCGTGCCGAAGAAGTTCACCGACTGGAACGAAGTGTTTCCGCCGGATCATCTGATCTATTTTACGCGCGACGCGATGCGCCGTTTTCTGGATCGTCACGGTTTCGACATCGTGAAGTTCGAGTTCTATCTGAAACCCGGCCTGCGCGTGATCGCGCGCAAGCGCTGA
- a CDS encoding FkbM family methyltransferase, whose amino-acid sequence MTSTQPQHGPVLSFRQRLTWIAHFFKAVVRQYLRPMERVLRPLLPEDGVAVDVGAHAGHYSKVLARLVPQGRVYAFEPGAYAHSLLRLVVAVLRLSNVTIVPTGLSDRPGAEVLHVPIKRRGTVGFGLSHLGTDTSGRAMVEEEIRLTTLDLFAEEAGLARLDFIKIDIEGWEAHFLRGAMKTVERFRPVMQFEIQDEMLARAGSTHAEIFDALAPLGYRVFRLTSQHGPGIEPVDGFVHSADYIFVPAEKAALVPLS is encoded by the coding sequence GTGACGTCAACACAGCCGCAGCACGGCCCGGTATTGAGTTTCCGTCAGCGGCTCACCTGGATTGCCCATTTCTTCAAGGCGGTGGTCCGCCAGTATCTGCGCCCGATGGAGCGTGTGCTGCGGCCGCTTCTGCCCGAGGACGGGGTCGCGGTCGATGTCGGCGCGCATGCCGGCCATTATTCCAAGGTGCTGGCGCGCCTCGTGCCGCAGGGCCGCGTCTATGCTTTCGAGCCCGGTGCTTATGCGCATTCGCTCCTGAGGCTCGTCGTGGCTGTCCTCCGCCTTTCCAATGTGACCATTGTTCCCACGGGACTTTCCGACCGTCCCGGCGCCGAGGTTCTGCATGTGCCGATCAAGCGCCGGGGGACGGTCGGGTTCGGCCTCTCGCATCTCGGCACGGATACGAGCGGCCGGGCGATGGTTGAAGAGGAGATCCGGCTGACCACGCTCGATCTCTTTGCCGAGGAGGCGGGGCTTGCCCGGCTCGATTTCATCAAGATCGATATCGAGGGCTGGGAAGCACATTTTCTGCGCGGCGCAATGAAGACGGTTGAGCGCTTCAGGCCGGTAATGCAGTTCGAAATCCAGGACGAGATGCTGGCGCGGGCGGGCTCGACACATGCGGAGATTTTCGACGCGCTGGCGCCGCTTGGCTACCGCGTTTTCAGGCTGACCAGCCAGCATGGACCCGGCATCGAGCCGGTGGACGGATTTGTACATTCGGCCGATTATATCTTCGTGCCGGCTGAAAAGGCAGCGCTCGTGCCGCTGTCCTGA
- the rpe gene encoding ribulose-phosphate 3-epimerase, protein MSGIKIAPSILASDFARLGEEVRAITEAGADYIHVDVMDGHFVPNITIGPDVVKALRPHSDKVFDVHLMIAPVDPYIEAFAGAGADIITFHPEAGAHPHRTIQAIRAAGCKAGLSLNPGTPLEALWPLLGDIDLVLVMSVNPGFGGQSFIESQLPRIETIRKRIDASGRAVDLEVDGGINFETAPRAIAAGADVLVAGTATFKGGPSAYAKNIATLRGAR, encoded by the coding sequence ATGAGCGGCATCAAGATCGCCCCGTCGATACTGGCCTCCGACTTCGCCCGGCTGGGCGAGGAGGTCCGCGCCATAACCGAAGCGGGCGCCGACTACATCCATGTCGATGTGATGGACGGGCATTTCGTGCCGAACATCACCATCGGCCCCGATGTCGTGAAGGCGCTGAGGCCCCATTCCGACAAGGTCTTCGACGTGCATCTGATGATCGCGCCGGTCGATCCTTACATCGAGGCCTTCGCGGGCGCGGGCGCCGACATCATTACGTTTCACCCGGAAGCCGGCGCGCACCCACACCGCACGATCCAGGCGATCCGGGCGGCGGGCTGCAAGGCCGGGCTGTCGCTCAATCCCGGCACGCCGCTCGAAGCCTTGTGGCCGCTTCTCGGCGACATCGACCTCGTGCTCGTGATGTCGGTCAATCCGGGTTTCGGCGGCCAGAGCTTCATCGAAAGCCAGTTGCCGCGCATCGAAACCATCCGCAAACGGATCGATGCGTCGGGACGCGCCGTCGATCTCGAAGTCGATGGCGGCATCAATTTCGAAACGGCGCCGCGCGCGATTGCGGCCGGCGCCGATGTGCTGGTTGCCGGCACCGCGACATTCAAGGGCGGACCTTCCGCCTATGCGAAAAACATCGCGACGTTGCGCGGCGCCCGGTAG